The proteins below are encoded in one region of Thermococcus peptonophilus:
- the porB gene encoding pyruvate synthase subunit PorB, whose protein sequence is MAVRKPPITTREYWAPGHAACAGCGCATALKLATKAFSEAMEEKYGDPNAFAIAQATGCMEVVSAVFPYTAWKVPWVHVAFENAAAAASGVEAAWKKLGRKGKILAIGGDGGTADIGLQALSGMLERRHNVVYLMYDNEAYMNTGIQRSSSTPYGAWTTTSPPGKYSIGEDKPKKWVALIAAAHQVPYVATASIGNPFDFVRKMKKAAKVDGPAFVQVHCTCPTGWKSPLEKGVEIARLAIETGVWPLFEIENGDFFNIKIQPPGGGAKVTREGGRIVAIEFKKPIEEYLKLQGRFKHLFKRPEAIDEMREQIKAMWKVLGVDVTLPKPEE, encoded by the coding sequence ATGGCCGTTAGGAAACCCCCGATTACCACTCGCGAGTACTGGGCACCCGGACATGCAGCCTGTGCCGGCTGTGGCTGTGCCACCGCCCTCAAGCTCGCCACCAAGGCCTTCAGCGAGGCCATGGAGGAGAAGTACGGCGATCCGAACGCCTTCGCCATAGCCCAGGCCACCGGATGTATGGAGGTCGTTTCGGCTGTCTTCCCGTACACCGCCTGGAAGGTTCCCTGGGTGCACGTGGCTTTCGAGAACGCCGCGGCCGCTGCCAGCGGTGTTGAGGCCGCTTGGAAGAAGCTCGGCAGGAAGGGTAAGATACTTGCCATCGGTGGAGACGGTGGTACTGCCGACATAGGTCTCCAGGCTCTCTCGGGAATGCTCGAGAGGAGGCACAACGTCGTCTATCTCATGTACGACAACGAGGCCTACATGAACACCGGAATCCAGAGGTCAAGTTCCACCCCCTATGGAGCCTGGACCACCACCTCACCACCCGGAAAGTACTCAATCGGTGAGGACAAGCCCAAGAAGTGGGTCGCACTCATAGCTGCAGCCCACCAGGTTCCGTACGTCGCTACCGCGAGCATAGGCAACCCCTTCGACTTCGTGAGGAAGATGAAGAAGGCGGCAAAGGTCGATGGCCCGGCCTTCGTGCAGGTTCACTGCACCTGCCCGACCGGATGGAAGAGCCCGCTCGAGAAGGGTGTCGAGATAGCCCGCCTTGCCATAGAGACAGGCGTCTGGCCGCTCTTCGAGATCGAGAACGGCGACTTCTTCAACATCAAGATACAGCCGCCTGGAGGGGGAGCAAAGGTCACCCGCGAGGGCGGCAGAATCGTAGCAATCGAGTTCAAGAAGCCCATCGAGGAGTACCTCAAGCTCCAGGGCAGGTTCAAGCACCTCTTCAAGAGGCCCGAAGCAATCGACGAGATGCGCGAGCAGATCAAGGCCATGTGGAAGGTCCTCGGTGTTGACGTCACCCTCCCGAAGCCGGAGGAGTGA
- a CDS encoding FmdE family protein, translating into MLDLNRLVGEGDAEGILKYAREFHGHVCPYLALGIRASLVAMKELGVGRLDHSGSVDESILAIVETNSCFTDGVQVTTGCTLGNNSLIYLDLGKTALTLVKRSTWEGVRVYADAERLTKYYPPGAKELFNKVVRERKGTPEERKRLWELWKEAALKMLYLPRSEFKIERVRVPPIEQAPIFDSVRCSGCGELVMETRAVYIDGKPYCLRCAGEKIPAVVGRGITKLEWRV; encoded by the coding sequence ATGCTCGACCTCAACCGCCTTGTTGGGGAGGGAGACGCGGAAGGGATACTCAAATATGCCAGAGAGTTCCACGGACACGTCTGCCCTTACCTTGCGCTTGGCATAAGGGCGTCGCTGGTAGCGATGAAGGAACTCGGCGTTGGCAGGCTTGACCACTCTGGAAGCGTCGATGAGTCAATCCTTGCAATAGTCGAGACAAACAGCTGCTTTACCGACGGTGTTCAGGTTACTACTGGGTGCACTCTTGGGAACAACTCGTTGATCTATCTCGACCTCGGAAAGACGGCTTTAACGCTCGTGAAGCGCTCGACGTGGGAGGGGGTTAGAGTCTACGCTGATGCTGAGAGACTTACCAAATACTATCCTCCTGGCGCCAAAGAACTCTTCAACAAGGTCGTAAGGGAGAGAAAAGGGACTCCGGAGGAACGGAAACGTCTGTGGGAACTCTGGAAGGAGGCTGCCCTTAAAATGCTTTATCTCCCGAGGAGTGAGTTCAAGATCGAGCGTGTGAGAGTTCCTCCGATAGAACAGGCACCGATATTTGACAGTGTGCGCTGTTCCGGGTGTGGGGAACTCGTCATGGAAACGAGGGCCGTTTACATAGATGGAAAACCCTACTGCCTCCGCTGTGCGGGGGAGAAAATCCCTGCCGTTGTTGGCAGGGGCATAACCAAACTTGAATGGAGGGTTTGA